The DNA window AAAGCCGCCCACCTCTTCGGCGGGTGCCGGTGCGGCCGGCACTTCGGTTGCCGCAGGTTCGGCCGGCTGCTCGGGGGCTACAGGCGTTTCGCCGCCCCCGCCGCATGCCGCCAGCATCAGGGCCGTGACAATCAGCAGGCTGGCTAGGGTCCAGATACGCTTGTGCATTTCAACTCCTCCTTGTGATCCAAAGCATGGCTTGGGTAACTGCGGAATGACGAACGCTCGTCTCGATTCCGTCCACCTCCTTCCCCTCCGTGTCCGCTTGAAGCCTACGGCACGAGGCGCGTGCCGGTCTTGCCCTGCAGGGCCCGCTCGATGTTGGCCGGGTCGGTGATCAGGGCTTCCCCACCTCCACTCTGCAGATAGCGGATGATGGCCTCTATTTTCGGCCCCATGCTCCCTTTCGCAAAGTGGCCTTCGGCCAGGTATTGCCTGGCCTCCGCCAGAGTCAGCCGATCGAGCCAGGCCTGGTTCGGCTGGTTGTAGTTCAGGGCGACCTTCTCCACGGCGGTGGTGATCAGCAGAAGGTCAGCCTGGACGGCGGTGGCCAGCAGCGCCCCGCCGAAATCCTTGTCGATCACGGCCTCGATCCCCTGCAGGTCGCCGTGCTCATCCTCGATCACGGGGATGCCGCCGCCGCCGACGCAGATGACCACAAACCCGGCCTTGACCAGCTTCTGGATCGCCGGCGCCTCAATTACGCGCTTGGGGTCCGGCGAAGGCACGACCCGGCGCCAGCCGCGGCCGGCGTCTTCGACCACTGCCCATCCATCCGTCTGCCGGTGCTGCTCGGCCTGCGCC is part of the Anaerolineales bacterium genome and encodes:
- the arcC gene encoding carbamate kinase is translated as MSKRKLAVVAVGGNSLIKDKQHQTIPDQYAAAVESMSHIAGMIEAGWDVLVTHGNGPQVGFILRRAELSLHELHMVPLDYCGADTQGAIGYMFQRALHNEFRKRGLQKEAVTIVTQMLVDRNDPAFQKPSKPIGSFMDQAQAEQHRQTDGWAVVEDAGRGWRRVVPSPDPKRVIEAPAIQKLVKAGFVVICVGGGGIPVIEDEHGDLQGIEAVIDKDFGGALLATAVQADLLLITTAVEKVALNYNQPNQAWLDRLTLAEARQYLAEGHFAKGSMGPKIEAIIRYLQSGGGEALITDPANIERALQGKTGTRLVP